Proteins encoded together in one Terriglobus saanensis SP1PR4 window:
- a CDS encoding helix-turn-helix transcriptional regulator codes for MYDPIMRVFTVLEILQTRDHVTGAELAERLEVDLRTVQRYIVRLKDLGIPISSSSGVGGAYRLRPGYRLPPLLLTNEEAFALALGLRALRQVGLAAFAPATEGALAKLGRVLPETLRESIRTVEDVVSMEPSPWVVPASVESLIGASTAIRTGQCIRFGYQSHNETTSHREIEPYAVMHTDGRWYLIGHCLSRQAMRTFRLDRLTNLEICTATFQPPTSFDARRYLAEHMPFVQSDYQIDVWIDMPIEEANRSFALWRVATEAHEGGTRLRCGRDHLEMFAAVLLSMRRRIVVHSPSELRETFRELARLAIQVADGPCADL; via the coding sequence ATGTACGACCCGATCATGCGCGTCTTCACCGTCCTCGAAATTCTGCAGACGCGCGACCATGTAACCGGCGCGGAACTCGCCGAGCGTTTGGAAGTCGACCTGCGCACCGTGCAGCGGTACATCGTTCGTCTGAAGGACCTCGGGATTCCCATTAGCTCTTCTTCCGGTGTAGGTGGGGCGTACCGCCTGCGGCCGGGCTATCGACTGCCACCACTGCTGCTGACGAACGAGGAGGCGTTCGCGCTGGCCTTGGGGCTGCGCGCTCTGCGCCAGGTGGGCTTGGCGGCGTTTGCACCTGCCACCGAAGGCGCCCTCGCCAAGCTGGGACGTGTCCTGCCCGAGACGCTGCGCGAAAGTATCCGGACCGTGGAGGATGTGGTGTCCATGGAGCCAAGTCCCTGGGTGGTTCCGGCGTCGGTGGAATCTCTCATCGGCGCTTCCACCGCAATTCGCACCGGCCAGTGCATCCGCTTCGGCTACCAATCCCACAACGAAACGACCTCTCACCGGGAGATCGAGCCCTACGCCGTGATGCACACCGACGGACGCTGGTATCTGATCGGCCACTGCCTGTCGCGACAGGCAATGCGCACCTTTCGCCTCGACCGTTTGACGAACCTCGAAATCTGTACCGCGACGTTCCAACCGCCGACCAGCTTCGATGCCCGCCGCTACTTGGCAGAGCACATGCCCTTCGTTCAATCCGACTACCAGATCGATGTGTGGATCGACATGCCCATTGAGGAGGCCAATCGCAGCTTCGCACTCTGGAGAGTGGCTACGGAAGCACATGAAGGCGGCACACGCCTGCGTTGTGGTCGGGATCACCTTGAGATGTTCGCAGCCGTGCTCCTTAGCATGAGACGCCGGATCGTTGTCCATAGTCCCTCCGAATTGCGAGAGACCTTCCGCGAACTGGCCCGACTGGCGATACAGGTTGCGGACGGCCCTTGCGCGGATCTCTGA
- a CDS encoding DinB family protein, giving the protein MATETTSVNLVTADTLLQNWQGHRRLTRKIIETFPEDKLFQFSLGGMRTFGEMAQELIGMTMPVVDGVATGKWEAFQSGKPATKSELLRLWDAQTAKLDEEFPKIPLARFWVVEKAFGQWEMPGIVMIQYAIDNEIHHRGEGYVYLRALGIEPPPFWERN; this is encoded by the coding sequence ATGGCAACGGAAACGACATCAGTCAATCTGGTCACCGCAGACACGCTGCTGCAGAACTGGCAGGGACACAGACGACTCACGCGCAAGATTATCGAGACATTTCCGGAAGACAAGTTGTTTCAGTTTTCCCTGGGTGGCATGCGGACCTTTGGAGAGATGGCCCAGGAGTTAATTGGCATGACGATGCCTGTAGTGGACGGCGTGGCCACTGGAAAATGGGAAGCCTTTCAATCCGGGAAGCCCGCAACCAAGAGCGAACTTCTGCGCCTCTGGGACGCTCAAACCGCGAAGTTGGATGAGGAGTTTCCGAAGATCCCGCTGGCCCGATTCTGGGTCGTAGAAAAGGCGTTCGGCCAATGGGAGATGCCTGGAATCGTCATGATTCAGTACGCCATCGACAACGAGATTCATCATCGCGGAGAGGGATACGTTTACCTGCGGGCGCTGGGCATCGAGCCTCCGCCATTCTGGGAACGCAACTAA
- a CDS encoding tetratricopeptide repeat protein, with amino-acid sequence MKLTAPFRATLAAAALALLAFVPATSALAQAAPGSIHGHVQNYGGIAVKTGEVRLSTDRSSEEKARKYAYTFPVDANGNFVGKDIKPDDYVLFYYDQGKSIDFLDHVIIKAGADTLADDDMTREEYVKHLTPEEKKQLDEFKKKNAEVMATNSKVANVNALLTKARDEMKANNFDAALTDMQQATAAKPDEPLLWIELGNAQLGAKKYDDAIVSFQKTIDLNAASKKPQPTLAGAAYNQLGQSYARSSKLKEASDAYEKAAQAEPAKAGMYYFNEAATLYNVNNRDEAGVAADKAIAADPTKADAYYIKAQSLIGKSTVDPKSQKIVPPPGCVEAYEKYLEIAPTGPHAPEIKQIVAAFDDKVVSNYRAGKKK; translated from the coding sequence ATGAAACTGACCGCCCCCTTCCGCGCAACTCTCGCGGCCGCTGCTCTCGCTCTTCTGGCATTCGTTCCGGCTACGAGCGCTCTGGCCCAGGCCGCCCCCGGTAGCATCCACGGGCATGTACAGAACTATGGCGGAATCGCAGTCAAGACCGGCGAAGTCCGCCTCAGCACGGACCGCTCGTCCGAAGAGAAGGCACGCAAGTACGCCTATACCTTCCCGGTAGACGCCAATGGTAACTTCGTAGGCAAAGACATCAAGCCCGACGACTACGTCCTCTTCTATTACGACCAGGGCAAGTCCATCGACTTCCTCGACCACGTCATCATCAAGGCCGGCGCAGATACGCTCGCCGACGATGACATGACCCGCGAAGAATATGTCAAGCACCTCACGCCCGAAGAGAAGAAGCAGCTCGACGAGTTCAAGAAGAAGAACGCCGAAGTCATGGCCACCAACTCCAAGGTCGCCAACGTTAACGCCCTTCTGACCAAGGCGCGCGACGAGATGAAGGCGAACAACTTTGACGCTGCTCTGACCGACATGCAGCAGGCCACGGCAGCTAAGCCCGACGAACCGCTCCTCTGGATTGAACTCGGCAACGCCCAACTCGGCGCCAAAAAGTATGACGACGCCATCGTCTCCTTCCAAAAAACGATCGACCTTAACGCGGCCTCCAAGAAGCCGCAGCCGACGCTCGCGGGTGCTGCCTACAACCAGCTTGGCCAGTCCTATGCTCGCTCCAGCAAGCTGAAGGAAGCCTCTGATGCTTACGAGAAGGCAGCCCAGGCGGAACCCGCCAAGGCTGGCATGTACTACTTCAACGAAGCTGCCACGCTCTACAACGTGAACAACCGCGATGAGGCCGGTGTCGCCGCCGATAAGGCGATCGCTGCGGACCCGACCAAGGCCGATGCCTACTACATCAAGGCGCAGTCTCTAATCGGCAAGTCCACCGTGGATCCGAAGTCGCAGAAGATCGTTCCTCCTCCGGGATGCGTCGAAGCCTACGAGAAATACCTCGAAATCGCTCCGACCGGCCCCCATGCTCCGGAAATCAAGCAGATCGTCGCAGCCTTTGACGACAAGGTCGTCTCGAACTATAGGGCTGGCAAGAAGAAGTAA
- the queC gene encoding 7-cyano-7-deazaguanine synthase QueC, whose protein sequence is MTATTSSPTEDSVRERAVICLSGGMDSTVCATLASRDFDVYALHFSYGQRTEARELASARAVAEYIGAKEFLPLRMDLFRQIGGSALTDTSIAVPNAPEDEATIGHEVPVTYVPFRNAHFLSAAVSWAEVLGAPTVSIGAVEQDSSGYPDCRPAYYDAFNALIQQGTKEGNIRVITPLIHLKKAEIVRLGVELHAPLHVSWSCYSGEEKACGVCESCSLRLRAFKEAGEKDPIPYV, encoded by the coding sequence ATGACGGCAACGACCTCTAGCCCCACCGAGGATAGTGTCAGGGAAAGGGCCGTAATCTGCCTGTCAGGCGGGATGGACTCCACCGTCTGCGCTACCCTCGCCTCGCGCGATTTCGACGTCTACGCCCTGCATTTCAGCTACGGTCAACGTACGGAGGCGCGGGAACTCGCCTCGGCACGCGCCGTGGCGGAGTACATCGGCGCAAAAGAGTTCCTGCCCCTGCGCATGGACCTCTTCCGCCAGATCGGTGGCTCCGCGCTCACCGATACCTCCATCGCGGTCCCAAATGCCCCTGAGGACGAAGCCACCATCGGTCATGAAGTTCCTGTGACCTACGTCCCATTCCGGAACGCACATTTCCTCTCCGCAGCCGTAAGCTGGGCGGAGGTTCTGGGTGCGCCGACCGTCTCGATTGGCGCGGTGGAGCAGGATTCTTCCGGATACCCGGACTGCCGTCCGGCGTATTATGACGCCTTCAACGCCCTGATCCAGCAGGGTACGAAAGAAGGGAATATCCGGGTCATTACGCCCCTGATTCACCTCAAAAAAGCCGAAATCGTGCGCCTCGGAGTTGAACTTCATGCACCGTTGCATGTAAGTTGGTCATGCTATTCCGGTGAAGAAAAAGCATGTGGAGTTTGCGAGAGTTGTTCTCTCCGGCTGCGTGCTTTCAAAGAAGCTGGCGAAAAAGATCCAATTCCGTATGTCTGA
- a CDS encoding putative signal transducing protein, with product MADILDADDMVVVARYSDPPEAQLAQSVLEGSGIDSFLSGEEGNSLLPATLGARLLVRRGDEAVAKSLLNDLPEASLADDGNDL from the coding sequence ATGGCAGATATCCTCGACGCCGACGACATGGTGGTAGTAGCGCGGTACTCGGATCCCCCGGAAGCGCAGCTTGCGCAGAGCGTCCTGGAAGGCTCGGGCATCGACAGCTTCCTCTCCGGCGAAGAAGGCAACTCCCTCCTGCCCGCCACGCTGGGCGCGCGCCTGCTCGTCCGCCGCGGCGATGAAGCGGTAGCGAAGTCCCTTTTGAACGATCTTCCGGAGGCCTCGTTGGCCGATGACGGCAACGACCTCTAG
- a CDS encoding purine nucleoside permease has protein sequence MRLFSAILFTLFALSSVAETAKIPVKVVVVTMFEIGNDTGDIPGEFQHWYDGEHLTRRFPMPGAYHDAMMNEDGVLGIVTGIGTARSAATVMALGSDERFDLTHAYWIIAGIGGMDPKMGSLGSAVWSEWIVDGDLAHEIDPREAPATWKTGYVPLRKSVPYEGPRTDDNGIVFHLNPALVAWAFEKTKGVELRDTPEIKSRRMEFVGENAHRPPFVLRGDNLSASTFWHGKLMNQWARDWVKYQTDGKGTYAICGMEDTGTLQSLTWLAQAHRVDIDRVLVLRTASNFDQQREGISAADSLAETKIVKYGAFMPALDAAYRVGDVVVRDIVAHWPHDEAALPSTR, from the coding sequence ATGCGTCTCTTTTCCGCCATATTGTTTACTCTCTTCGCTCTTTCTTCGGTGGCTGAGACTGCAAAGATCCCGGTAAAAGTGGTCGTGGTGACCATGTTCGAGATCGGAAACGACACCGGCGACATCCCCGGTGAGTTTCAGCACTGGTACGACGGCGAGCATCTTACCCGCCGTTTTCCTATGCCCGGCGCGTATCACGACGCCATGATGAACGAAGACGGCGTCCTGGGCATTGTGACCGGCATCGGCACCGCGCGTTCGGCGGCCACCGTTATGGCTCTGGGATCCGACGAGCGCTTCGATCTTACGCACGCTTACTGGATCATTGCCGGTATTGGTGGCATGGATCCCAAAATGGGCTCCCTGGGCTCCGCCGTCTGGTCCGAATGGATCGTCGACGGCGATCTGGCGCATGAGATCGACCCGCGCGAGGCTCCCGCCACCTGGAAAACGGGATATGTCCCCCTGCGCAAATCCGTACCTTACGAAGGGCCGCGTACCGACGATAACGGGATCGTCTTCCACCTCAACCCGGCGCTTGTGGCCTGGGCCTTTGAAAAGACCAAAGGCGTGGAACTGCGCGACACACCGGAGATAAAATCCCGCCGCATGGAATTCGTAGGCGAAAACGCCCATCGCCCTCCCTTCGTCCTCCGCGGCGATAACCTATCGGCCAGCACCTTCTGGCACGGCAAGCTGATGAACCAGTGGGCACGCGACTGGGTAAAGTACCAGACCGACGGTAAAGGCACCTATGCCATCTGCGGCATGGAAGACACAGGGACCTTGCAGTCGCTCACATGGCTGGCCCAGGCGCACCGCGTCGATATCGACCGCGTTCTCGTCCTGCGGACCGCCTCCAACTTCGATCAGCAGCGCGAGGGCATCTCTGCCGCCGACAGCCTTGCGGAGACCAAAATCGTCAAATACGGCGCATTTATGCCTGCGCTGGACGCAGCTTACCGTGTGGGCGACGTAGTCGTTCGCGATATCGTAGCCCACTGGCCGCATGATGAGGCGGCTCTACCCTCCACGCGTTAA
- the purU gene encoding formyltetrahydrofolate deformylase, with translation MSKTAVLLVDCPDRKGLVAAIHNFLIEAYDVNILNADQHQDAELGLFFMRVEFVTENEECTVDHFRERFMPIAAKYAMHWRMDFEDTQQNVAIFVSQYLHCLADLLYRHQTGELQCNLTMIVSNHEDARPLAEFYKIPFHYTPVTAATKQQVEQRQLALLAEAKVDLVILARYMQIVSPQFVDAYPQRIINVHHSFLPAFTGARPYHAAFARGVKLIGASSHYVTAELDEGPIIEQDVTRISQNDALPSLIQKGRDLERLVLSRAVQWHLGHRILSYANKTVIFA, from the coding sequence ATGTCGAAAACCGCGGTTCTCCTCGTAGACTGTCCCGATCGCAAGGGACTCGTCGCTGCCATCCATAACTTTCTCATCGAGGCTTACGACGTCAATATCCTGAATGCGGACCAGCATCAGGATGCCGAGCTTGGCCTCTTTTTCATGCGCGTTGAGTTTGTTACGGAGAACGAGGAGTGTACTGTGGACCACTTCCGTGAGCGCTTCATGCCCATCGCAGCGAAGTATGCCATGCACTGGCGCATGGACTTTGAAGACACGCAGCAGAACGTCGCAATCTTCGTTTCACAGTACCTGCATTGCCTCGCCGACCTTCTCTACCGTCACCAGACGGGCGAGCTTCAGTGCAACCTGACCATGATCGTCAGCAATCACGAGGACGCACGGCCTCTCGCGGAGTTCTACAAGATTCCCTTTCATTACACGCCGGTGACCGCCGCAACCAAGCAGCAGGTCGAGCAGCGGCAGCTTGCCCTACTGGCCGAGGCGAAGGTCGACCTCGTCATCCTCGCGCGGTACATGCAGATCGTCTCGCCGCAGTTCGTCGACGCCTACCCGCAGCGGATCATCAACGTCCACCACTCGTTCCTGCCCGCCTTCACAGGAGCCAGGCCGTACCACGCGGCTTTCGCGCGCGGGGTGAAGCTCATCGGCGCAAGCAGTCACTACGTCACGGCAGAGCTGGACGAAGGTCCGATCATCGAGCAGGATGTCACGCGCATTTCGCAGAACGACGCTCTGCCCAGCCTGATTCAGAAGGGCCGCGATTTAGAACGTCTCGTTCTCTCGCGTGCGGTGCAGTGGCATCTCGGCCACCGCATCCTCAGCTACGCAAACAAGACCGTCATCTTCGCTTAG
- a CDS encoding 7-carboxy-7-deazaguanine synthase QueE: MHLIELYKSVQGESSFTGMPCIFVRSAGCNLRCAWCDSEYTFSGGTPFTEDEIVAQIEALAPCRLIEFTGGEPMLHAKELLPLMRRLLADPRGYTLMMETSGERPLQDVPTAVHKIVDVKCPGAGSAFGSFRMSNLDILTQRDEVKFVLRDRVDYEFARDFIREHSLNEKAGGILLSPAFIKVPSILRSADNMELDARHLVDWMLADGLDARLSLQVHKFIWEPQKKGV, translated from the coding sequence ATGCATCTCATCGAACTCTACAAATCCGTCCAGGGTGAATCCAGCTTCACCGGCATGCCGTGCATCTTTGTGCGCTCTGCTGGCTGCAATCTTCGCTGCGCCTGGTGCGACTCGGAGTACACCTTCTCGGGCGGCACCCCGTTTACGGAAGACGAGATCGTCGCGCAGATTGAGGCCCTTGCGCCCTGCCGCCTGATCGAATTTACCGGCGGCGAGCCCATGCTCCACGCAAAGGAGCTCCTACCGCTCATGCGACGTCTCCTTGCCGATCCCAGGGGCTATACCCTCATGATGGAGACCAGCGGCGAGCGTCCTTTGCAGGATGTTCCCACCGCGGTGCATAAGATCGTCGATGTAAAGTGCCCCGGCGCAGGTTCCGCGTTTGGCAGCTTTCGTATGAGCAATCTCGATATTCTCACGCAGCGGGACGAGGTGAAGTTTGTTCTTCGGGATCGGGTGGACTACGAGTTCGCGCGCGACTTTATCCGCGAACACTCCCTCAACGAAAAGGCGGGCGGCATCCTGCTTTCGCCCGCCTTTATCAAGGTTCCGTCCATCCTTCGTTCTGCGGACAACATGGAGCTGGACGCCCGGCACCTTGTGGACTGGATGCTCGCGGATGGCCTAGACGCGCGCCTGTCGTTGCAGGTGCATAAGTTCATCTGGGAGCCCCAGAAAAAAGGCGTGTAG
- the queD gene encoding 6-carboxytetrahydropterin synthase QueD, whose amino-acid sequence MFEVTVEATFSSGHYLRNYRGKCENPHGHNYKVLVTLVGKELDASGLLLDFKLLKQVMRPVVDYLDHQMINDLEPFTTVNPSAENLAKYFFDETSKQLFEMSEGRVSVKQSTIYETDTSMATYYE is encoded by the coding sequence ATGTTCGAAGTCACCGTTGAAGCGACCTTTTCCTCCGGCCATTACCTGCGCAATTATCGCGGGAAGTGCGAGAATCCGCACGGCCATAACTACAAGGTCCTCGTTACGCTCGTAGGGAAGGAACTCGATGCCAGCGGCCTGCTGCTCGACTTCAAGCTTCTCAAGCAGGTTATGCGCCCTGTCGTCGATTACCTCGATCATCAAATGATCAACGATCTTGAGCCGTTCACCACTGTGAACCCCTCGGCTGAAAATCTCGCGAAGTACTTCTTCGACGAGACCAGCAAGCAGCTCTTCGAGATGAGTGAGGGCCGAGTCAGCGTCAAGCAGTCCACCATCTATGAGACCGATACCTCGATGGCGACTTACTACGAGTAG
- a CDS encoding VWA domain-containing protein: MIRLAVVLCFALSMAAQEPFTIPVSVNEVHVTFRAVDASEQFVTDLQIPDLQLLDNKKPPASIVRLTKHTSLPIRAGILFDTSPSMLGYALYRNRRLAAALVTEVLNLRTDAAFLQAFDTEATMLQPFTADSTKLISALRHVDERAYSRMTGTALFDTLYRACRDRFTPQEVHASAPTNNFILLFTDGADNASHAYMRDVIDICQQTHTAVYIFSLDSGAHGQPQRVLRELAEQSGGRIFYSKEEDNYLSIRKQGTNPVTASDLAHLHLIERDLRDEYELVYRPAGLRNDGKFHSIQLRTPYRPVSLSARTGYYAPQK, encoded by the coding sequence GTGATCCGCCTCGCGGTCGTCCTGTGCTTTGCACTCTCCATGGCGGCGCAGGAGCCATTCACCATCCCCGTCTCGGTGAACGAAGTCCACGTGACCTTCCGTGCGGTCGATGCCTCAGAACAGTTCGTCACAGACCTCCAGATTCCCGACCTGCAACTGCTGGATAACAAGAAGCCGCCAGCTTCGATCGTTCGCCTGACCAAACATACCAGCCTCCCGATTCGCGCGGGCATCCTCTTCGACACCTCGCCCTCCATGCTGGGTTATGCGCTCTACCGGAACCGCCGACTTGCGGCCGCGCTGGTTACAGAAGTCCTGAATCTCAGGACCGATGCAGCTTTTCTGCAAGCCTTTGACACTGAAGCGACCATGCTGCAGCCCTTCACTGCGGACTCTACAAAGTTAATCTCCGCACTCCGCCACGTCGACGAACGCGCCTACTCCAGGATGACGGGTACGGCACTCTTCGATACACTCTACCGTGCCTGCAGGGATCGCTTTACACCGCAGGAGGTCCACGCTTCCGCACCGACCAACAACTTCATCCTGCTCTTTACCGACGGTGCCGACAACGCCTCCCACGCCTACATGCGCGACGTCATCGACATCTGCCAGCAGACGCACACCGCCGTCTACATCTTTTCCCTCGACTCCGGAGCGCACGGGCAGCCGCAGCGCGTCCTTCGCGAACTCGCGGAGCAGAGCGGCGGCCGCATCTTCTACAGCAAGGAAGAGGATAATTATCTCTCCATCAGAAAGCAGGGAACCAACCCTGTGACGGCTAGCGATCTTGCCCATCTGCATCTGATCGAACGCGACCTGCGTGACGAGTATGAGCTTGTCTACCGGCCAGCAGGACTCAGGAACGACGGCAAATTCCATTCTATCCAACTCAGAACACCCTACCGCCCAGTCTCCCTCTCGGCACGTACCGGCTATTACGCCCCGCAAAAGTGA
- a CDS encoding DUF5522 domain-containing protein, whose product MSENPTDIPLEPGDSYMDGPYLVFTAQYLLKQGYCCGNNCRHCPYGNSDEDRAALAK is encoded by the coding sequence ATGTCCGAGAACCCCACCGATATTCCGCTTGAGCCAGGCGACTCCTACATGGATGGGCCCTATCTCGTCTTCACGGCGCAATACCTGTTGAAGCAGGGATACTGCTGCGGCAACAACTGCCGCCACTGCCCTTACGGCAACAGCGACGAAGATCGCGCAGCGCTGGCGAAGTGA